A part of Anser cygnoides isolate HZ-2024a breed goose chromosome 15, Taihu_goose_T2T_genome, whole genome shotgun sequence genomic DNA contains:
- the TEX47 gene encoding testis-expressed protein 47, with translation MEGAEHSAPSQPDPNQTPVEPEELRQAAGRELRLFQLLRPSLRGASCSRPGPGRGGGARGRGTGPSTGPEPAPTAAEGPRPQPRGAATAAAQRDSAEPAAPERQNLLALRRLRRHGEEQARLPLHRLLVTARLGEAAAEEVAGYHRRLFEYASKHNSREPVSGLLLLCSSYVLHVVESCSSTIHLIIRDLASLQDQGPSALLQDIKVAVVAHNIPTRLFPDWYVTVVTSPVTQPQETTESQPAEGTVTECLNLLFRVAACTPKPAEDDSEDATDSPHTLAPKLLIPAETISRFCRAGECASPGDFLRTYLSPLQLALDSETVWPVPSRFSARSRLCPALLLPFPRDPRVTEEARSVPGHVFCSP, from the exons ATGGAAGGTGCTGAGCACTCGGcaccatcccagccagacccgaACCAGACCCCTGTCGAGCCCGAAGAGCTCCGGCAGGCAGCTGGGCGGGAGCTGCGGTTATTTCAA ctgctgagaCCGTCGTTACGGGGAGCGAGCTGCTCCCGGCCgggaccggggaggggggggggggcgcggggcagggggACCGGGCCTAGCACGGGCCCAGAACCGGCCCCGACGGCCGCTGAggggccccggccccagccccgcggcgcgGCCACGGCGGCGGCCCAGCGGGACTCGGCGGAGCCCGCGGCCCCGGAGCGGCAGAACCTCCTGGCGCtgcggcggctgcggcggcaCGGCGAGGAGCAG GCCCGGCTCCCCCTGCACCGGCTGCTGGTGACGGCGCGGCtgggcgaggcggcggcggaggaggtGGCAG GTTATCACAGAAGATTGTTTGAATATGCCTCAAAACACAACTCAAGAGAACCAGTCTCAGGTCTGCTACTTCTCTGTTCCAGCTATGTTCTTCATGTAGTGGAG TCTTGCAGCAGCACAATACATCTTATCATCCGAGATCTTGCTTCTCTCCAAGATCAAGGTCCCAG TGCTTTACTTCAGGACATTAAAGTTGCAGTGGTAGCACATAACATCCCCACCAGACTGTTCCCAGACTGGTATGTGACAGTGGTGACATCTCCTGTGACACAACCGCAAGAAACAACAGAGTCACAGCCTGCAGAAGGGACAGTCACAGAGTGCCTTAATCTCCTGTTCAGAGTGGCAGCCTGCACACCAAAACCTGCTGAG GACGACAGCGAGGACGCGACCGACAGTCCACACACTCTTGCACCCAAGCTGCTGATCCCGGCAGAGACAATTAGCCGTTTTTGCAGAGCCGGAGAATGTGCAAGCCCAGGAGACTTCCTGAGAACGTATCTAAGTCCTTTACAACTTGCCCTGGATTCAG AAACAGTATGGCCCGTTCCCTCCCGCTTCTCTGCGCGATCCAGGCTGTGCCCAGCGCTTCTCCTGCCATTCCCCAGGGATCCACGTGTTACGGAAGAGGCACGTTCAGTCCCAGGCCACGTCTTCTGCAGCCCGTGA